TTGGagatgtgtgtggggagggtggatAATGTGGGTGGTGTGGGAAGATAGTGTGGGTGTTGTTGGAGATGTGTGTGGTGGGTTATGTTGAGAGTGTGGTTGgtgttgggtgtgtgtatggTAGTGTAAGTGGATAGTGTGGGTGGTGTTGAGGGTGTGGTTGGTTTTGGaaatgtgtgtggtggggtggataATGTGGGTGGTGTTGAGGGTGTGGATAGTATGGATGGTGTTGAAGATGTTGGATATGCGGTGGATAGTGTGGGTGGTGTTGAGGGTGTGGATAGTATGGATGGTGTTGAAGATGTTGGATATGGGGTGGATAATGTGGGTGGTGTTGAGGGTGTGGATAGTATGGATGGTGTTGAAGATGTTGGATATGGGGTGGATAGTGTGGGTGGTGTTGAGGGTGTGGATAGTATGGATGGTGTTGAAGATGTTGGATATGGGGTGGATAATGTGGGTGGTGTTGAGGGTGTGGATAGTATGGATGGTGTTGAAGATGTTGGATATGGGGTGGATAGTGTGGGTGGTGTTGAGGGTGTGGATAGTATGGATGGTGTTGAAGATGTTGGATATGGGGTGGATAGTGTGGGTGGTGTTGAGGGTGTGGATAGTATGGATGGTGTTGAAGATGTTGGATATGGGGTGGATAATGTGGGTGGTGTTGAGGGTGTGGATAGTATGGGTGGTGTTGAAGATGTTGGTTATGGGGTGGATAATGTGGGTGGTGTTGAGGGTGTGGATAGTATGGGTGGTGTTGAAGATGTTGGTTATGGGGTGGATAGTGTGGGTGGTGTTGGAGATGTGGGTGCTGGGGGTGAACAGTGTTTGGTCTCTGGATATTGAAGATACTGTGGCACTatatctaaatctttcccctctcaccttaaacttatgccctctagttttggactcacccaacctaaaaaaaaccttggctattcactctattcatgtccctcatgattttataaaactataCGGTCATGCCTCAGGCTGTGATGCTTCAAGGAAAATACCCCAATTTATTCAACTTTTCCCTAGAACTCAACCCCCTGAGTCCTTGATCTTAACATCATTAACTCAAGGAAAAATCTTCGACTCAACCAGTGGTTGCTAAATGCATTATGTAAATACACCTCTTATTTCTTCTGCACTGATGTATCAggatggaggggctgaatagccttcctGCACTCATTAACCAAAGAAATTCCAGGAATGGGAAACATATCTGGGTTTGTGCTCCTGATTGCCATATCCTATTATTCTCGCAACAAAGTGCAAACAGACATTAATTGAGGACAAGTGAAGATTAAAACATGGTTCTCGCTCCTGCGGACAAATTGGCTGGACCCATGTAAAGAATTATAACCTGGCCAAGATGGGACAAGACTTGTGTAGAATGGTACCTGTTCAGGATCCTATCCCTTtaacagaggaggagaaaaatTAAAAGAAACACATTACAAAAATGTATGTTAATTCCAACATAAAGTTTACTTCAGTATGTTGAAATAGTATGGCAGAATGACATTGCTCAAAATGTGCATTTCTCTTCGCCTTTATTGTTATAAATAAGAATACAAGAAATAGGAGTAGGAGCAGACCATTTAGCCCGTCAAGTATACTCTAGCTTTCACTGCAATCAGTAGTTAATCTTGGGCTTCAACTATTTGGGCTTTCACTTGATACTGTGAGAGACCAACAAAcaagtcttaaatatattcaaaaaaTAAGCATCCACTTtgggaaagatttataaagattCATAACAACCCTTTTGAGGGAAGACATTTTTTTCTCATCTCTACTATGGTGCTTTACAAAACTATAGAGATGGCAGAGGATTGTGAAGCTGTTGAAAGTGTAGAGACTATGTTGTGAATTCGGTGGTAGACCTATAGGTAGGATACAGTGAAATAGATTATCTATCTCTGACAATAATTGATACACTTCAAAATTCATTTGTAATATGAATGCACATTAAGGATTGAGAGTTGCAATACATGAAAGTTTTAGCTTTTTGTTATTTCTGTCATTCTTGTTGGTTAGAGTCGGGTTGCCAATATTTGTGAAGGTAAGTGTTTAAATCAGTTCAGTGTCaagagtgtaatgctggaaaagcacagcaggtcagacagcatccaatgagcaggagaattggcgtttcgggcaaaagccattcatcaggaatgaatctgGGAACCTCGGGGGTAagcgataaatgggagggggggtggggttggggctgggggaaggtagctaagagtgtgataggtggatggaggtgggggtaatggtgataggtcggaggggagggtggagcagataggtgggaaggaaggtagaCAAGtagggacaggtcatgagggcactgctgagctgcaaggttggaactgggataaggtggggggaggggaaataggaaattggggaggagaaatgaggaaactggtgatatccacattgatgccatggggttggagagttccaaggcggaagaagaagtgttcttccttcagacgttgggtggttagggagtggcaatggaggaggcccagggcagagtggaagagggagttgaagtgttccaccacagggtggtggagttgggtgcaggtgttccggagatgttctctgaagcactctgcaaataggtgtcctgtctcctcaatgtagaggagattgcatcgggagcaacggatatagtaaatgacatgtggatgtgcaggtgaaactttgatggatgtggaaggttcctttgggaccttgggttgggggggggggggaggtttgggtgcaggttttgcaattcctgcaatgGCAGGGGAATGTGGGTTGGGGGgagcatggacctgacaaggcaGTCGTGAAGGAAACATTCTTTACAGAAGGCGGatagtggtggggtccgtttgtaggtggcagaaatggtggaggatgatgcgatgtatacagaagttggtgggatggaagttgaggaccaggggggttctgtccttattgtggttggaggggtggggttcgagggtggagatgtgggaagtggatgagatactCTGGAAGGCATCATCAactacgtgggaggggaaattgcgatctttaaagaaggaaggcatctggtgtgttttgtggtgTGACTGGTACTCCTAggaacagatgcggcagaggaattgggaataaggcatAGCATTTtataggaggcagggtgggaagagatgtaatccaggtagctgtgggagtcagctGATTTGTAGAaatcagtgttgagtcagtcaccgttgatggagaggtccaggaagtggggaggtgtctgagatggtccaggtgaacttaagtttggggtggaatgtgttggtgaagttgacaaactgttcaacctcctcatgggagcacaaggtggcgctgatatgtcatcaatgtagcggaggaaaaggtggggagtggtgccggtgtaactgcagaagatggactgttccacgtaaccaacaaagaaacaggcatagctggggcccatggctacccctttcatctggaggaagtgggaggatttgaaggagaaattgttgagggtgaggaccagttccgccaaatgaatgagagtagtcagtggaagggtactgatggaaacgtcgggagaggaagaaacggacggcttggaggtcctggtcatagtggatggaggtgtataggggcTGGATGtcaatggtgaagatgaggcattgggggcaagggaaacggaagtcttgtaGGAGGTTGAAGGCGTGGGTGTGGTCCTGAATgtgtgtggggagttcctggatcaGGCGggaataggacagtatcgagagatatggagagaattcagtggggcaggagcaggctgagatgatggCTGGGCCAGGGTAGTCAGGCTTGGTGCAGGGTTCCCGAACTGAGGTTGAAAGCTGTGGGTAGGAGATCCCCTGAGATGATGAGATTATGTTCGGTCCgggagatgatgatttggtgatgggaggtgaggtcatggtcgagggggctgTAGGAGAAGATGTCTTCAAGTTGGTGCCTGgtttcagcagtgtagaggtcagtgcgccaaactaccactgcaaccccccccccacatttGTCCATTTGAAGGTAAGGTTGAGGTTGGagaagagggagtggagggctgcgcattgtgagggtgagaggttggagtgggtgagaggggtggacaggttgaggcggtcaatgtcctagcagcagttggaaataaagaggtTGAGGGGGGTAACAGACCGACACGGAGTGTCCAGGTGGATAGAGTGTATTGGAGGCGGGTGAAGGGCtccttggaaggtgggcaggagtcttgATGGAAAAAGTAAGCTCAAGGTGGAGACAGTGGAAGAAGTGTTCACTGTCTCAACGAGTGTTGAATTTGTTGATCCGGGAGtagagggggatgaaggtaaggTGTTTGCTGAGGACTGTTCATTTATCCTCAGTAAGGGGGAGATgtggggggaatggtgaaaacttggcagggctgggagccaTGACCtggtggagctgggagtgggggtggagactCTAACTGGAGTGGAGTGGCGTGGCGTGGTAGTGATGTCATGTCCAGAAGTGACACTCACCccaggtgtgggtgggggaggagatggtgaCTGTGGGATCTGCAGGGGGTGTGTCAGTGGTGTTCAGCTGAGTGGCGTGGGTAGGGGTGGAAGTGGTCGTGATTCAAAATGACCACTTTAAATCAGTTCATATCAAAGCTGTTCTGAGCACAGCTTTTCTTGTGACTTGACCAACACTGGAAAGAAgaggatatttttaatcaacctgttcagagatggtataacacatctctggagcaggtggaacctgAACCATGGCCTCCTGCCACACAGGTTGGGACATGACCACTGCATCAGAAGAACCTGACTGGGAGGAGGAGATTGAGTCTCTCATTCCTTACATCATGACTGTTTTGAGGTTAGCTGAAtcgataattaaaatcaccttccACTTCACTATCTGTCAAATCCCTGTCCAGTTTGTAGTTTGGATTAATTTTATAGTTCTTTCTGCCAGTAATTTTCTGTCTTCCAGCTCTGATACACTCGCAGAAATCATTAAGATCTTCGTAAACTgagtcatcatcatcatcatcatcatcatcatcatcatccctcAGTTCCACAAATTCAGCAAATTTACACCCTTCAATGCCCAGGCAACGATAACAGAATTCATAAAAACAGTTGGGACACATTACTTGTGGACAGCCCTGCTGACAGTGAGAAACTAAGGTCTCGCAATTGGGACAAGCCCTCACCACTGGGCACTGGTGTACCTCAATGTTGGGGGCCTCGATGAGTGGACAGGACAGCAGCATTGCGGTGATGCTGCAGGATTTGTTGCCGCAGTCAGTGTTCTGTGATGCTGGGTTATTCCACTCTCTCATACAATCCCAGCAGAACTGGTAGAGTTTCCCTTTCACGTTAGAACATGACAGGCACTCCACACACAGGTTGTCTGGATCCACTCTCTGCACAAGGTAATTGCAGTCAGGACACTAACATTaatagagaaagaaagagagaattaATAGATATAATAACCATTTGTTGGTCCACAATTTGAGAATTATTGACAAAAAAGAAATAATGTTGAACCTTTCCACTTCCACATCAGGACAGAATTGCAACAACGCCCAATCTCAAAGGGAGCAACAATTTatgttgaacaagaagcaaaGTGTCAATGGATTGGTAAATGGATTCTATTGACCAAGACATTTCTGTGGTATTCTTGGTTGGAAATTTGATATTCATGCATCTGTGCTGATGAATACAAAATTAAaatctttacagagtgtctcctttACCCAGCTCTTCCTTAATTTTTCTGCTTACGCACCACCACACCCTGTCTCCAACTCAGCTTGAAGGCATAGCTTAAGGAGGAGTGTTGCTAATTCTGCTTGGTCAGTTGTGATGGCCTTGGTTGAGAAGCCATGCTAACAGTCCTTGCAGCATGATAGATAACTACTGCAGTGTTGTTCTGGAACTATATTCCAAGTAGGGGTCATGGTGGAAAGACGAGAAAGATAGTTATTCAAAGCAGAGGTTAATATCAGCAGAGATTTACAGAACATAATGTCAACGGTGTGACCACCAGCTACATTTCTGAGCTGGTGAAGGGTTATCATCATCAGCTTTAATTTATTTTCACTGTCACTTTAGTGGGACCATCAGTATTGTTGTGCCTCCCTGAGTTCATATCTCAGTGTTATCCACCCACCTGACATTTCCCTTTCTGTATCAGTTTAATGCTCAATCTCTCCATCAGCTTTTGCCAAGGTGGCCAATGGGTCTTTATTTCCaataactgaacttggctatcTTTTGTCTCTAACTGTAGATAGCAACCCTTTTGATTCCTGAACTTCTGCTATTGATCAACACACCCATTGGTCCTAATGTCCATCCAAATAATTTGAAGCATCCTTCAACATGCCCCCATTTCAAAAGCTGTTGTACTCTGCCTAGAGTCCAACTCTTAGTTCAAGAGAGTGAAAAAATGCATCATATGAACCCAGATCATCACAAAGTGCTAAAAATACACAACAGGTCATGAGAATTTAAAGGAGGAAAGATCATATTGTGACAAAAGATGCCAAGTGCAACATTCATTTGCAGTTTTTCACACAGTTACTGATAAACAGCCTGACCTGTTCCAAAGCTTAACATGTTGCAGAGTTTCAGCCAGTGCAGTTTGAGATCCAGGTACAATATAGGTGGAAGTGAAGTCAATGCTTCTGAAGATACAAGGACATTCAATAAAGGTGCAGTTCAGTTGGTTTGACTGGAGGTACAGTCTGTGTGGGTGCTGATATATTTTATTTGACTGAAGATGCACTCAGTATGGATGTGGAGTCGATTTGTCTCAAGGTACAATCAGTTTAGCTGGAGGTACAATCAGTATGGGTTGAGGTATAGTTGATTTGATTGGAGATATTGTATGGgtggagatagaacatagaacatagaagaatacagcgcagtacaggcccttcggccctcgatgttgcgccgatcaaagcccacctaacctacactaacccactatcctccatatacctatccaatgcccgtttaaatacccataaagagggagagtccactactgctactggcagggcactcCATGAGCttagtgaagaacctacccctaacatcagtcctatatctacccccccttaatttaaagctatgcccccttgtaatagctgactccatacgtggaaaaaggttctcactgtcaaccctatctaaccccctaatcatcttgtacacctctatcaagtcacccctaaaccttcttttctccaatgaaaacaaccccaagtgcctcagcctttcctcataggatcttcctaccataccaggcaacatcctggtaaacctcctctgcacccgttccagtgcctccacatccttcctatagtatggcgaccaaaactgcacacaatacagtcAGTGTGGATGTACAGCCGGTTTGACTGTATCATGTGGGTGGGGCTACAGACAGTGTGAATACAATCAGTTTGGGTAGAAATTGTGGGTGGAgttatacatagaacatagaaaagtacagcacaacaagccaaggtttaatcctaatgtaaaacatAGCAAATTAACCTACACAACCATCAACTcattgctctccatgtgcatgtctagcagtcacttgtccccaatgactctgcttccaacacCCACAgctgacaacgcattccatgcattcacaactctctgcataaagaacctacctctgacatctcctttataccttcctcctaatatctccAAACCAATCCTCGTACCAATCAATCGTGCCCTGGGGaaacgtctctggctattgatatccaagcctctcattaccttgtatacctcgatcaggtctcctctctttctcctcctctccagagaaaaaagtccaagcttattcaacctttcttcataaggcaagccctccagtccaggcagcatcctggtaaaccttctttgcaccctctccaaagcctctgtatctttcctataatagggcaaccagaactggacacaatattccaagtgtggtctcaccagggacttgtagagctgcagcaaaacctcacggttcttaaacttgatccccctgttaatgaaagccaaaacaccacattctttcttaacaatcctatccacttgggtggcaacattgagggatctatgtacatgcacACCCTGATCCCCGTGTTCTTCCACACTggcaagaatcctgtctttaatcctatattcagtatTCGAGTTCAACCtttaaaaatgcatcactttgcatttatccaggttgaactccatctgccatttctcagcccagctctgcatcctgtctatgtcgcactgcagcctgcaacagccctctatactatcggcgacgccaccaacctttgtgtcatctgtaaatttactaacccaccccgcaaccacctcatccaagtcatttataaaacctacaaacagcagaggcccaagaacagagccctgtgggaccccagtcaacactgacctccaggcagaaaacttcccatctacaaccactccctgccttctgtcagccagccaattctgaatcctgatagccaaatctccctgtatcccacacTTCCTGACTTTaggaatgagcctaccatgggaaccttatcaaatgtcttgcagAAGTCtgcatacaccacatccactgctcgaccgtcatcgacctgtcttgacacctcctcaaagaactcaataaaatttgtaaggcatgaactgcccctcacaaagccatgctgactgcctttaatcacactatgctttgccaaatagtcataaatcctatcactcagaattctttccaaaactttgctgaccacagacataagactgactggtctgtaattgccagggatttccctactccccttcttgaaaagaggaacaacattcacctccttccaatcctccggtacaactcccgtggagagtgaggaggcaaatatcctcgccagcagtTTAGCAATCTCATTTGTCGCTTCCTGGAGCAGCTTagaataaatctggtctggccctggggacttatcaatcttaatgttttccaaaatttcttgcatgtcaacttcatcaatcttgatctggtcaagactgtatcccagttccTCTAAGTTTttatttacaacaagttccctttccttggtgaaaaccaaagcaaaaaactcatttcgggcttcccctatctgctcagattccACTCTCAACTTCCCttcgctatccctgatcagccccaccttctccctgatcattctcttattcctcacgtatgagtaaaatgcctaaGGGTTCTCCCtgatccttcttgccaagcctttttcgtgccccctcctggctctcctcagtccatttctgagctcctttctagcaagcctgtaatcctctaaagctgtgctagatccttgcttcctccaccttatgtaagctgccttttgacaagaagttcctctgttctcgtcatccaaagttccttaatcttaccc
The sequence above is a segment of the Chiloscyllium punctatum isolate Juve2018m chromosome 21, sChiPun1.3, whole genome shotgun sequence genome. Coding sequences within it:
- the LOC140492487 gene encoding uncharacterized protein, with translation MEEVKVKGSLSTLAARERSQASLLIPAPILRKVLISNHEICKGAARGHPRGPSSYSSIPTLRENASFDWVTRNFNRKHCNSDTRPCSSLRIKASCGHIAEPLSLKAWAKSRIDTGIHSFPCQTCKKEWVWQEVCKLSLFTEEERDCYEKKLVELTKDDTASYKKCPDCNYLVQRVDPDNLCVECLSCSNVKGKLYQFCWDCMREWNNPASQNTDCGNKSCSITAMLLSCPLIEAPNIEVHQCPVVRACPNCETLVSHCQQGCPQVMCPNCFYEFCYRCLGIEGCKFAEFVELRDDDDDDDDDDDDSVYEDLNDFCECIRAGRQKITGRKNYKINPNYKLDRDLTDSEVEGDFNYRFS